One Pseudomonas tolaasii NCPPB 2192 genomic window carries:
- a CDS encoding putative DNA modification/repair radical SAM protein, with the protein MQLIEKLSILADAAKYDASCASSGAPKRSSEGKAGLGSTDGMGICHSYTPDGRCVSLLKVLLTNFCLYDCQYCVNRRSSDVPRARFSPEEVVTLTLDFYRRNCVSGLFLSSGIIRSADYTMEQLVRVAKLLREEHDFRGYIHLKTIPEADPALIAEAGRYADRLSVNIELPTDASLQTLAPEKQIVSIKQAMQTIYTGEQTVLNEPRAPRFAPAGQSTQMIVGADETDDSTILHGAEALYGNYKLRRVYYSAFSPIPNSPKSVPLAAPPLMREHRLYQADFLLRSYGFRANELFEGPGDLALDIDPKLAWALDNREVFPLDLNRAEPTLIARIPGIGLRTTQRLVDLRRERKIRFEDLARMRCVLAKAKPFFITSDYHPQQADSTSVLLREQLRDRPAPQQMGLWG; encoded by the coding sequence ATGCAGTTGATCGAAAAACTCAGCATCCTCGCCGACGCCGCCAAGTACGACGCCTCCTGTGCGAGCAGCGGCGCGCCCAAGCGCAGCTCCGAGGGCAAGGCCGGGCTGGGCTCGACCGACGGCATGGGCATCTGCCACAGCTACACGCCTGACGGGCGCTGCGTGTCGTTGCTCAAGGTGTTGCTCACCAACTTCTGTCTGTATGACTGCCAGTACTGCGTCAACCGCCGCTCCAGCGACGTGCCCCGTGCACGATTCAGCCCGGAAGAGGTGGTCACGCTGACCCTGGATTTCTACCGGCGCAATTGCGTCAGCGGGCTGTTTCTCAGCTCCGGCATCATTCGCTCGGCCGACTACACCATGGAACAGTTGGTGCGCGTCGCCAAGCTGCTGCGCGAAGAGCATGACTTTCGCGGCTATATCCACCTCAAGACCATTCCCGAAGCGGACCCGGCGCTCATTGCCGAGGCCGGACGTTATGCCGACCGGCTCAGCGTGAATATCGAATTGCCCACCGATGCCAGCCTGCAAACCCTGGCGCCGGAAAAGCAGATCGTGTCGATCAAGCAAGCCATGCAGACCATCTACACCGGCGAGCAGACCGTGCTCAACGAGCCACGCGCGCCGCGTTTCGCTCCGGCCGGGCAGAGCACGCAGATGATCGTCGGCGCCGACGAAACCGACGACAGCACCATCCTTCACGGTGCCGAGGCGCTGTATGGCAACTACAAGCTGCGCCGTGTGTATTACTCCGCGTTCAGCCCCATTCCCAACAGCCCGAAAAGCGTGCCGCTGGCCGCGCCACCGCTGATGCGTGAACACCGTTTGTACCAGGCGGACTTTCTGCTGCGCAGCTACGGTTTCAGGGCCAACGAGCTGTTCGAAGGACCGGGCGATCTGGCGCTGGATATTGACCCCAAGCTGGCCTGGGCCCTGGATAATCGCGAGGTGTTCCCTCTGGATTTGAATCGCGCCGAGCCGACCCTGATCGCGCGCATTCCCGGCATTGGCCTGCGCACCACCCAGCGTCTGGTGGACCTGCGCCGCGAGCGCAAAATCCGCTTCGAAGACCTGGCGCGCATGCGCTGCGTGCTGGCCAAGGCCAAACCGTTTTTCATCACCAGTGACTACCACCCGCAACAGGCCGACAGCACCAGCGTATTGCTCCGTGAGCAACTGCGCGACCGCCCCGCGCCCCAACAAATGGGGTTGTGGGGATGA
- a CDS encoding TIGR03915 family putative DNA repair protein, producing MISLECGNLFGTWREQARWLLSHQVDPSQVSWGEAEVADLFATDEPIPEGLGPFQARIPKALLELLESAACYHGDQRWSLLYEVLWRVSHGDRTAMLAGDKLGSELQRRIKQVSREAHHLHAFVRFIALPAGAGPELPEYVAWHEPAHDILKSASRHFVGRMGRHRWMIATPLDGVYYDGEQLIHQRECPEAWRQLAQNVEDPHSAMWLTYYSHIFNPARLNPKVMEGHLPSRFWKNLPEGKLIPGLISEARTGKQKDGQAKLIGARPGKKIANPATVGTGLPAMAVGQLDQC from the coding sequence ATGATCAGTCTTGAATGCGGCAACCTGTTCGGTACCTGGCGCGAACAGGCGCGCTGGCTGCTCAGTCATCAGGTCGACCCCAGCCAGGTGAGCTGGGGCGAGGCTGAAGTGGCTGACCTGTTTGCCACCGACGAGCCGATTCCTGAAGGGCTCGGCCCATTCCAGGCGCGTATCCCCAAGGCGCTGCTGGAGTTGCTGGAGTCCGCGGCCTGCTACCATGGCGACCAGCGCTGGAGCCTGTTGTATGAGGTGTTGTGGCGGGTCAGCCATGGCGACCGCACGGCGATGCTGGCCGGTGACAAGCTGGGCAGTGAACTGCAGCGGCGGATCAAACAGGTAAGCCGCGAAGCCCACCACCTGCATGCGTTTGTGCGGTTTATTGCGCTACCGGCTGGTGCCGGGCCGGAACTGCCCGAGTACGTGGCCTGGCATGAACCGGCTCACGATATTTTGAAATCGGCCAGCAGGCATTTTGTCGGGCGAATGGGGCGCCATCGCTGGATGATCGCCACACCGCTGGACGGGGTGTATTACGACGGCGAGCAATTGATCCACCAGCGCGAATGCCCCGAGGCGTGGCGGCAACTGGCGCAAAACGTGGAAGACCCCCACAGCGCCATGTGGCTGACCTATTACAGCCACATCTTCAACCCGGCGCGCTTGAACCCCAAGGTCATGGAAGGGCACTTGCCCAGCCGGTTCTGGAAAAACCTGCCGGAGGGCAAGTTGATACCCGGCTTGATCAGCGAAGCGCGCACGGGCAAGCAGAAGGATGGGCAGGCGAAACTGATTGGCGCCCGGCCCGGGAAGAAAATTGCTAACCCGGCCACAGTGGGAACTGGCTTGCCTGCGATGGCGGTCGGCCAATTGGATCAATGTTGA
- a CDS encoding Lrp/AsnC family transcriptional regulator: MDTKAPGPHSAPALDRIDEAIIDVLRHQGRITYEKLSALVHLTPRPCLERVRKLERHGVIRGYGAIINVQMISPGLSLLVLVSLSNQSGRSAQKAFEACVNACPQVFECQLISGPFDYSLRVRCRDMEHYRVLTESWLNNAELHIDKLVAHPELAVVKNTATALI; the protein is encoded by the coding sequence ATGGACACCAAGGCCCCCGGCCCTCATTCCGCCCCCGCACTGGACCGCATCGATGAGGCGATCATCGACGTGCTGCGCCATCAGGGGCGTATCACCTACGAAAAGCTTTCCGCGCTGGTGCACCTGACACCCAGGCCGTGCCTGGAACGGGTGCGTAAACTGGAGCGGCACGGGGTGATTCGCGGGTACGGCGCGATCATCAATGTGCAGATGATCTCACCGGGGTTGTCGTTGCTGGTGCTGGTGTCTTTATCCAATCAAAGCGGGCGCTCGGCGCAGAAAGCCTTCGAAGCGTGCGTAAACGCCTGCCCTCAAGTGTTCGAATGCCAGTTGATCAGCGGGCCTTTCGATTACAGCCTGCGCGTCCGCTGCCGGGACATGGAACATTATCGGGTGTTGACGGAGAGCTGGTTGAACAACGCCGAGTTGCATATCGACAAGTTGGTGGCGCATCCGGAGTTGGCGGTGGTCAAGAATACTGCCACGGCACTGATCTGA
- a CDS encoding GNAT family acetyltransferase: protein MSTAVRLAQTADAEGISQVILAALHSSNARDYPAEVIARVASNFTPDAVLALLKRRVVLVAVQDQVIVATAALDANVVRSVFVNPALQGQGIGRLLMIEIELRAREAGVTVLSVPASLTAEPFYTRLGFNTVRDVYHGNERTLVMEKALLSRHPIGPYRDRQHRAQVVALWQQAFGYDAAHNLPTLAIDKKLAVNDGLFFVATDKKAVIGTILAGYDGHRGWLYSVAVHPDYRRHGLGSSLVRHAEQALIALGCMKINLQITGGNDAVMGFYEALGYGEEPRISMGKKIAQNIPKS, encoded by the coding sequence ATGTCTACCGCCGTTCGTCTCGCCCAAACCGCCGATGCCGAAGGAATCAGCCAGGTCATCCTGGCGGCGTTGCACAGCAGCAATGCGCGGGATTACCCGGCGGAAGTGATCGCCCGGGTGGCGAGCAATTTCACCCCGGACGCGGTGCTCGCATTGCTCAAGCGTCGCGTGGTACTGGTGGCGGTGCAGGATCAGGTGATTGTGGCCACTGCTGCGCTGGATGCCAATGTGGTGCGCTCGGTGTTCGTCAACCCGGCGCTGCAAGGGCAGGGGATTGGCCGGTTGCTGATGATTGAAATCGAACTGCGTGCCCGCGAGGCCGGGGTAACGGTGCTGAGCGTGCCGGCCTCGCTGACGGCCGAGCCCTTCTACACCAGGCTTGGATTCAACACGGTACGCGACGTTTACCACGGCAACGAGCGCACGCTGGTGATGGAGAAAGCCTTGCTGTCGCGTCACCCCATCGGCCCGTACCGCGACCGTCAGCATCGCGCGCAAGTGGTCGCGTTATGGCAGCAGGCGTTTGGTTATGACGCAGCACATAACCTGCCGACCCTGGCGATCGACAAGAAGCTTGCGGTCAACGACGGTTTGTTTTTTGTGGCGACGGATAAAAAAGCCGTGATCGGCACCATTCTCGCGGGTTACGACGGGCATCGCGGCTGGTTGTATTCGGTGGCGGTGCACCCCGACTATCGGCGCCATGGCCTGGGGTCTTCACTGGTGCGGCATGCCGAACAGGCGTTGATTGCGCTGGGCTGCATGAAGATCAACCTGCAGATCACCGGCGGCAATGATGCGGTGATGGGGTTCTATGAAGCGCTGGGGTATGGCGAGGAACCGAGGATCAGTATGGGCAAGAAGATTGCGCAGAACATCCCGAAATCCTGA
- a CDS encoding branched-chain amino acid aminotransferase — MGNESINWDKLGFDYIKTDKRFLQVWKNGEWQEGTLTDDNVLHISEGSTALHYGQQCFEGLKAYRCKDGSINLFRPDQNAARMQRSCARLLMPHVPTDVFIDACKKVVAANERFIPPYGSGGALYLRPFVIGTGDNIGVRTAPEFIFSVFAIPVGAYFKGGLVPHNFQISTFDRAAPQGTGAAKVGGNYAASLMPGSEAKKSGFADAIYLDPMTHSKIEEVGSANFFGITHDNQFITPKSPSVLPGITRLSLIELAQTRLGLKVVEGEVFIDKLDQFKEAGACGTAAVISPIGGIQYNGKLHVFHSETEVGPITQQLYKELTGVQTGDVEAPEGWIVKV, encoded by the coding sequence ATGGGTAACGAAAGCATCAATTGGGACAAGCTGGGTTTTGACTACATCAAGACCGACAAGCGGTTTCTCCAGGTCTGGAAAAACGGCGAGTGGCAAGAAGGCACCCTGACCGACGACAACGTGCTGCATATCAGCGAGGGCTCCACTGCCCTGCACTATGGCCAGCAGTGCTTCGAAGGCCTCAAGGCCTACCGCTGCAAGGACGGCTCGATCAACCTGTTCCGCCCGGACCAGAACGCCGCCCGCATGCAACGCAGCTGCGCGCGCCTGCTGATGCCACATGTGCCGACCGACGTGTTCATCGACGCCTGCAAAAAAGTGGTCGCGGCCAACGAGCGCTTCATCCCGCCGTACGGCAGTGGCGGCGCGCTGTACCTGCGCCCGTTCGTGATCGGCACCGGTGACAACATCGGCGTGCGCACCGCGCCGGAGTTCATCTTCTCGGTGTTCGCGATCCCGGTCGGCGCTTACTTCAAGGGCGGCCTGGTGCCTCACAACTTCCAGATCTCCACCTTCGACCGCGCCGCGCCACAGGGCACCGGTGCGGCCAAGGTCGGTGGCAACTACGCCGCCAGCCTGATGCCAGGTTCGGAAGCCAAGAAATCCGGTTTCGCCGACGCGATCTACCTGGACCCGATGACCCATTCGAAAATCGAAGAGGTCGGTTCGGCCAACTTCTTCGGGATCACCCACGACAACCAGTTCATCACGCCGAAGTCGCCTTCGGTGCTGCCGGGCATCACCCGCCTGTCGCTGATCGAACTGGCCCAGACCCGACTGGGCCTGAAAGTGGTCGAAGGCGAAGTGTTCATCGACAAACTGGACCAGTTCAAGGAAGCCGGCGCCTGCGGCACCGCTGCCGTGATCTCGCCGATCGGCGGCATCCAGTACAACGGCAAACTGCACGTGTTCCACAGCGAAACCGAAGTGGGCCCAATCACCCAGCAGCTCTACAAAGAGCTGACCGGTGTGCAGACCGGGGACGTTGAAGCGCCGGAAGGCTGGATCGTCAAGGTTTAA
- the lpdA gene encoding dihydrolipoyl dehydrogenase, which yields MQTLNTKLLIIGGGPGGYVAAIRAGQLGIPTILVEGQALGGTCLNIGCIPSKALIHVAEQFQQTVHHSQGSKLGIEVDVPTLDIRKSVEWKDGIVDRLTTGVSALLKKHKVQVIHGWAKVVDGKTVDVGDQRIQCEHLLLATGSKSVNLPMLPIGGPIISSTEALAPKSVPKRLIVVGGGYIGLELGIAYRKLGAEVSVVEAQDRILPAYDAELTAPVAESLKQLGVKLYLKHSVTGFADKQLQVRDPNGDTLSLETDQVLVAVGRKPNTQGWNLEALNLEMNGSAIKIDSRCQTSMRNVYAIGDLSGEPMLAHRAMAQGEMVAELIAGEPREFNPAAIPAVCFIDPEVVVVGKTPDEAKAAGLDCVVASFPFAANGRAMTLESKTGFVRVVARRDNHLIVGWQAVGVGVSELSTAFGLSLEMGSRLEDVAGTIHAHPTLGEAVLEAALRALGHALHL from the coding sequence ATGCAAACCTTGAACACCAAACTGCTGATCATCGGCGGCGGCCCTGGCGGGTATGTGGCGGCGATTCGTGCCGGCCAGTTGGGCATTCCGACCATTCTGGTGGAAGGTCAGGCACTGGGCGGCACCTGCCTGAACATCGGCTGCATTCCGTCCAAAGCCTTGATTCACGTCGCCGAGCAATTCCAGCAGACCGTGCACCACAGTCAGGGCTCCAAGCTGGGCATTGAAGTGGATGTGCCGACGCTGGACATTCGCAAAAGTGTGGAATGGAAAGACGGCATCGTTGATCGCCTGACCACGGGCGTGTCGGCGCTGCTGAAAAAACACAAGGTTCAGGTGATACACGGCTGGGCCAAGGTGGTGGACGGCAAAACCGTCGACGTCGGCGACCAGCGTATCCAGTGCGAGCACCTGCTGCTGGCCACCGGCTCGAAAAGCGTCAACCTGCCGATGCTGCCGATTGGCGGGCCGATTATCTCGTCCACCGAAGCCCTGGCGCCGAAAAGCGTGCCCAAGCGTTTGATTGTGGTGGGTGGCGGCTACATCGGCCTGGAACTGGGCATTGCCTACCGCAAGCTGGGGGCCGAAGTGAGTGTGGTCGAGGCGCAGGATCGAATCCTGCCGGCCTACGATGCGGAGCTGACAGCGCCGGTGGCTGAATCCCTCAAGCAACTGGGTGTGAAGCTGTACCTCAAACACAGCGTTACCGGGTTTGCCGACAAGCAGTTGCAAGTGCGCGATCCGAATGGCGACACGCTGTCGCTGGAAACCGACCAAGTGCTGGTGGCCGTGGGGCGCAAACCCAATACCCAGGGCTGGAACCTCGAAGCGCTGAACCTGGAAATGAATGGCTCGGCGATCAAAATCGACAGCCGTTGCCAGACCAGCATGCGCAATGTGTACGCCATCGGCGACTTGAGCGGCGAGCCGATGCTGGCTCACCGCGCCATGGCCCAGGGTGAAATGGTTGCCGAGCTGATCGCCGGTGAACCGCGTGAATTCAACCCGGCAGCAATTCCGGCGGTGTGTTTTATCGACCCGGAAGTGGTGGTGGTCGGCAAGACGCCGGACGAGGCGAAGGCTGCCGGGCTGGACTGCGTCGTGGCCAGCTTCCCGTTTGCGGCCAATGGCCGGGCGATGACGCTGGAGTCGAAAACCGGCTTCGTGCGGGTGGTGGCGCGGCGTGATAACCACCTGATCGTGGGCTGGCAGGCTGTGGGTGTTGGGGTTTCGGAGCTGTCCACGGCCTTTGGCTTGAGCCTGGAAATGGGGTCAAGACTGGAAGATGTGGCGGGCACCATTCATGCCCACCCGACGCTCGGCGAAGCGGTGCTGGAAGCAGCGTTACGGGCATTGGGCCACGCGTTGCACCTGTAA